In Zingiber officinale cultivar Zhangliang chromosome 6A, Zo_v1.1, whole genome shotgun sequence, a single genomic region encodes these proteins:
- the LOC121995710 gene encoding bark storage protein A-like has product MRMESMKKRRILVLLALAAMAGSLSERASGGSIRKKAWRTVRRVNEEGPYLGLVVPNSFELNPLLQSSNFVNSPRLPFLDLAGRRFRFGTVGKEKVIVVMTGLSMLNAGLSTQLLLTLFDVKGVVHFGIAGNANSDLQIGDVTIPRRWAHTGLWNWQRYGDGPNDELALEATGDYTRRIGYLNFSDYDAIKEGNLLNSVWYQPEEIFPVDGIPEVRQHAFWVSVNMNYYALSRNLEGLKLPQCINSTCLRRRAKVLRVENGCSANAFVDNAGYRQFLRNKFDVTPIDMESAAVALVCRQVRVPFIAFRALSDLAGGGSSESNEAAVFSSLAAQNAVDVVIEFINLLH; this is encoded by the exons ATGAGGATGGAATCGATGAAGAAGAGGAGGATCCTTGTGCTGCTTGCATTGGCAGCCATGGCGGGCTCATTGAGTGAAAGAGCCAGTGGTGggagtataaggaagaaggcttgGAGAACAGTGAGAAGAGTGAACGAGGAAGGGCCATACTTGGGGCTCGTAGTCCCAAACTCCTTCGAGCTGAATCCTCTTCTCCAGTCCTCCAACTTTGTCAACAGTCCACGTCTCCCTTTCTTGGATCTTGCAG GAAGGAGATTTCGATTTGGAACAGTGGGAAAAGAGAAGGTTATTGTGGTGATGACAGGCTTGAGCATG CTTAATGCTGGTTTAAGCACCCAGTTGCTTCTGACTCTCTTCGATGTGAAAGGAGTTGTGCATTTTGGAATTGCTGGGAATGCAAACTCTGATCTCCAAATAGGAGATGTAACAATTCCTCGTCGATGGGCTCACACAGGCCTTTGGAATTGGCAG AGATATGGAGATGGTCCAAATGATGAACTGGCCCTGGAGGCGACTGGTGACTACACAAGAAGAATTGGGTATCTCAATTTTTCAGATTATGATGCGATCAAAGAAGGAAACTTACTGAACAGCGTTTGGTACCAACCTGAAGAGATTTTTCCAGTGGATGGAATTCCAGAAGTCAGACAGCATGCCTTCTGGGTTTCTGTCAACATGAACTACTACGCACTCTCCAGGAATCTAGAG GGCTTGAAGCTGCCGCAGTGCATCAACAGCACATGCCTGAGGAGGAGGGCGAAAGTGCTGAGGGTGGAGAATGGTTGCAGTGCCAACGCATTTGTTGACAATGCAGGATACAGGCAGTTCTTGAGGAATAAGTTCGATGTTACTCCCATAGACATGGAGAGCGCCGCCGTCGCGCTCGTTTGCCGTCAGGTACGCGTGCCTTTCATCGCTTTCAGAGCGCTGTCGGACCTCGCGGGTGGCGGCTCCTCTGAATCCAATGAAGCTGCTGTTTTCAGTTCACTGGCCGCTCAAAATGCTGTGGACGTTGTGATAGAATTCATCAATCTCTTGCATTGA